From the genome of Labrus bergylta chromosome 12, fLabBer1.1, whole genome shotgun sequence, one region includes:
- the pfkfb1 gene encoding 6-phosphofructo-2-kinase/fructose-2,6-bisphosphatase 1 isoform X1 has product MALTINTSTEQKTLTQTPLLKIWVPWIGCNLNRRRGSSRPQFCNSPTVIVMVGLPARGKTYISKKLTRYLNWIGVPTKMFNVGQYRREAVKTYKNFEFFKPDNEEAMRIRKACAAAALKDVSAYFAKEKGQVAVFDATNTTRERRVIIISLAKEKGYKVFFVESICDDPEIIAENIKQVKCGSPDYVDRDVDEANEDFLKRIECYRASYMPIDDEKDRKLSYIKIFDVGSRYLVNRVQDHIQSRIVYYLMNIHVTPRSIYLSRHGESELNLLGQIGGDSGLSPRGQKYANALAAFIRSQRISDLKVWTSHMKRTIQTAEALGVQYEQWKALNEIDAGVCEELTYEEIQENFPEEFALRDQDKYRYRYPKGESYEDLVHRLEPVIMELERQENVLVVCHQAVMRCLLAYFLDKPADELPYLRCPLHTVLKLTPIAYGCKVESFFLNIEAVNTHRERPGIVDINRKPEDALQTVPEHI; this is encoded by the exons CCTCCAGGCCTCAGTTCTGTAACTCTCCCACGGTGATTGTGATGGTGGGACTGCCGGCCAGAGGGAAGACGTACATCTCCAAGAAGCTCACCCGCTACCTGAACTGGATCGGGGTGCCCACAAAAA TGTTCAACGTGGGCCAGTACCGCAGGGAAGCCGTCAAGACCTACAAGAACTTTGAGTTCTTTAAACCTGATAACGAGGAGGCCATGAGGATTCGCAA GGCCTGTGCTGCTGCCGCCCTCAAAGACGTCTCGGCTTACTTTGCAAAGGAAAAAGGACAAGTGGCT GTTTTTGATGCTACCAACACCACCCGAGAGAGGAGGGTGATCATCATTAGCTTAGCAAAGGAGAAGGGCTACAAA GTGTTCTTTGTGGAATCGATCTGCGATGACCCAGAAATCATTGCAGAGAACATAAAG CAAGTAAAATGTGGGAGTCCGGATTATGTGGACCGAGACGTCGATGAGGCAAATGAAGACTTCCTGAAGCGCATCGAGTGTTACAGAGCAAGCTACATGCCCATAGACGATGAGAAGGACAG GAAGCTCTCGTACATTAAGATCTTCGACGTGGGCAGCAGGTACCTGGTGAACCGAGTCCAGGACCACATTCAAAGCAGGATCGTCTACTACCTCATGAACATCCACGTCACACCCAGATCCATCTACCTGAGCCGCCACGGAGAGAGCGAACTCAACTTACTGGGTCAGATTGGAGGAGATTCAGGACTCTCGCCCAGAGGACAGAAG TATGCAAACGCTTTGGCCGCGTTCATCAGGAGTCAGAGGATCAGCGACCTGAAGGTGTGGACCAGTCACATGAAGAGGACCATCCAGACCGCAGAGGCTCTGGGAGTCCAGTACGAGCAGTGGAAGGCCCTCAATGAGATAGACGCT GGTGTATGTGAGGAGCTCACCTATGAGGAGATTCAGGAGAATTTCCCAGAAGAGTTTGCACTGAGAGACCAGGACAAGTACCGATACCGTTACCCCAAGGGTGAA TCCTACGAGGACCTGGTCCATCGTCTGGAGCCGGTGATCATGGAGCTGGAGAGGCAGGAAAACGTTCTGGTAGTTTGCCACCAGGCTGTGATGCGCTGCCTGCTCGCCTACTTCCTCGACAAACCTGCAG ACGAGCTGCCCTACCTGAGATGCCCCCTCCACACGGTGCTCAAACTCACACCGATAGCCTACG GGTGTAAAGTCGAGTCCTTTTTCCTCAATATTGAAGccgtgaacacacacagagagaggccGGGG ATCGTCGACATCAACAGAAAACCAGAGGACGCTCTGCAGACTGTTCCTGAACACatataa
- the pfkfb1 gene encoding 6-phosphofructo-2-kinase/fructose-2,6-bisphosphatase 1 isoform X3, whose product MVGLPARGKTYISKKLTRYLNWIGVPTKMFNVGQYRREAVKTYKNFEFFKPDNEEAMRIRKACAAAALKDVSAYFAKEKGQVAVFDATNTTRERRVIIISLAKEKGYKVFFVESICDDPEIIAENIKQVKCGSPDYVDRDVDEANEDFLKRIECYRASYMPIDDEKDRKLSYIKIFDVGSRYLVNRVQDHIQSRIVYYLMNIHVTPRSIYLSRHGESELNLLGQIGGDSGLSPRGQKYANALAAFIRSQRISDLKVWTSHMKRTIQTAEALGVQYEQWKALNEIDAGVCEELTYEEIQENFPEEFALRDQDKYRYRYPKGESYEDLVHRLEPVIMELERQENVLVVCHQAVMRCLLAYFLDKPADELPYLRCPLHTVLKLTPIAYGCKVESFFLNIEAVNTHRERPGIVDINRKPEDALQTVPEHI is encoded by the exons ATGGTGGGACTGCCGGCCAGAGGGAAGACGTACATCTCCAAGAAGCTCACCCGCTACCTGAACTGGATCGGGGTGCCCACAAAAA TGTTCAACGTGGGCCAGTACCGCAGGGAAGCCGTCAAGACCTACAAGAACTTTGAGTTCTTTAAACCTGATAACGAGGAGGCCATGAGGATTCGCAA GGCCTGTGCTGCTGCCGCCCTCAAAGACGTCTCGGCTTACTTTGCAAAGGAAAAAGGACAAGTGGCT GTTTTTGATGCTACCAACACCACCCGAGAGAGGAGGGTGATCATCATTAGCTTAGCAAAGGAGAAGGGCTACAAA GTGTTCTTTGTGGAATCGATCTGCGATGACCCAGAAATCATTGCAGAGAACATAAAG CAAGTAAAATGTGGGAGTCCGGATTATGTGGACCGAGACGTCGATGAGGCAAATGAAGACTTCCTGAAGCGCATCGAGTGTTACAGAGCAAGCTACATGCCCATAGACGATGAGAAGGACAG GAAGCTCTCGTACATTAAGATCTTCGACGTGGGCAGCAGGTACCTGGTGAACCGAGTCCAGGACCACATTCAAAGCAGGATCGTCTACTACCTCATGAACATCCACGTCACACCCAGATCCATCTACCTGAGCCGCCACGGAGAGAGCGAACTCAACTTACTGGGTCAGATTGGAGGAGATTCAGGACTCTCGCCCAGAGGACAGAAG TATGCAAACGCTTTGGCCGCGTTCATCAGGAGTCAGAGGATCAGCGACCTGAAGGTGTGGACCAGTCACATGAAGAGGACCATCCAGACCGCAGAGGCTCTGGGAGTCCAGTACGAGCAGTGGAAGGCCCTCAATGAGATAGACGCT GGTGTATGTGAGGAGCTCACCTATGAGGAGATTCAGGAGAATTTCCCAGAAGAGTTTGCACTGAGAGACCAGGACAAGTACCGATACCGTTACCCCAAGGGTGAA TCCTACGAGGACCTGGTCCATCGTCTGGAGCCGGTGATCATGGAGCTGGAGAGGCAGGAAAACGTTCTGGTAGTTTGCCACCAGGCTGTGATGCGCTGCCTGCTCGCCTACTTCCTCGACAAACCTGCAG ACGAGCTGCCCTACCTGAGATGCCCCCTCCACACGGTGCTCAAACTCACACCGATAGCCTACG GGTGTAAAGTCGAGTCCTTTTTCCTCAATATTGAAGccgtgaacacacacagagagaggccGGGG ATCGTCGACATCAACAGAAAACCAGAGGACGCTCTGCAGACTGTTCCTGAACACatataa
- the pfkfb1 gene encoding 6-phosphofructo-2-kinase/fructose-2,6-bisphosphatase 1 isoform X2 has protein sequence MEPPQLGHMRLRRCDSAASRPQFCNSPTVIVMVGLPARGKTYISKKLTRYLNWIGVPTKMFNVGQYRREAVKTYKNFEFFKPDNEEAMRIRKACAAAALKDVSAYFAKEKGQVAVFDATNTTRERRVIIISLAKEKGYKVFFVESICDDPEIIAENIKQVKCGSPDYVDRDVDEANEDFLKRIECYRASYMPIDDEKDRKLSYIKIFDVGSRYLVNRVQDHIQSRIVYYLMNIHVTPRSIYLSRHGESELNLLGQIGGDSGLSPRGQKYANALAAFIRSQRISDLKVWTSHMKRTIQTAEALGVQYEQWKALNEIDAGVCEELTYEEIQENFPEEFALRDQDKYRYRYPKGESYEDLVHRLEPVIMELERQENVLVVCHQAVMRCLLAYFLDKPADELPYLRCPLHTVLKLTPIAYGCKVESFFLNIEAVNTHRERPGIVDINRKPEDALQTVPEHI, from the exons CCTCCAGGCCTCAGTTCTGTAACTCTCCCACGGTGATTGTGATGGTGGGACTGCCGGCCAGAGGGAAGACGTACATCTCCAAGAAGCTCACCCGCTACCTGAACTGGATCGGGGTGCCCACAAAAA TGTTCAACGTGGGCCAGTACCGCAGGGAAGCCGTCAAGACCTACAAGAACTTTGAGTTCTTTAAACCTGATAACGAGGAGGCCATGAGGATTCGCAA GGCCTGTGCTGCTGCCGCCCTCAAAGACGTCTCGGCTTACTTTGCAAAGGAAAAAGGACAAGTGGCT GTTTTTGATGCTACCAACACCACCCGAGAGAGGAGGGTGATCATCATTAGCTTAGCAAAGGAGAAGGGCTACAAA GTGTTCTTTGTGGAATCGATCTGCGATGACCCAGAAATCATTGCAGAGAACATAAAG CAAGTAAAATGTGGGAGTCCGGATTATGTGGACCGAGACGTCGATGAGGCAAATGAAGACTTCCTGAAGCGCATCGAGTGTTACAGAGCAAGCTACATGCCCATAGACGATGAGAAGGACAG GAAGCTCTCGTACATTAAGATCTTCGACGTGGGCAGCAGGTACCTGGTGAACCGAGTCCAGGACCACATTCAAAGCAGGATCGTCTACTACCTCATGAACATCCACGTCACACCCAGATCCATCTACCTGAGCCGCCACGGAGAGAGCGAACTCAACTTACTGGGTCAGATTGGAGGAGATTCAGGACTCTCGCCCAGAGGACAGAAG TATGCAAACGCTTTGGCCGCGTTCATCAGGAGTCAGAGGATCAGCGACCTGAAGGTGTGGACCAGTCACATGAAGAGGACCATCCAGACCGCAGAGGCTCTGGGAGTCCAGTACGAGCAGTGGAAGGCCCTCAATGAGATAGACGCT GGTGTATGTGAGGAGCTCACCTATGAGGAGATTCAGGAGAATTTCCCAGAAGAGTTTGCACTGAGAGACCAGGACAAGTACCGATACCGTTACCCCAAGGGTGAA TCCTACGAGGACCTGGTCCATCGTCTGGAGCCGGTGATCATGGAGCTGGAGAGGCAGGAAAACGTTCTGGTAGTTTGCCACCAGGCTGTGATGCGCTGCCTGCTCGCCTACTTCCTCGACAAACCTGCAG ACGAGCTGCCCTACCTGAGATGCCCCCTCCACACGGTGCTCAAACTCACACCGATAGCCTACG GGTGTAAAGTCGAGTCCTTTTTCCTCAATATTGAAGccgtgaacacacacagagagaggccGGGG ATCGTCGACATCAACAGAAAACCAGAGGACGCTCTGCAGACTGTTCCTGAACACatataa